A single window of Candidatus Methylacidiphilales bacterium DNA harbors:
- the murI gene encoding glutamate racemase: MNDSRPIGIFDSGVGGLTVVRAIEEILPSERLVYVGDTARVPYGNKSEATITRYSREIARFLVAGDVKMIVVACNTASAFALETLRRECTVPVLGVIEPGVEAAVAASPQGRIGIIGTAGTIGSGVYQNLILQRLPAAQLTSLPTPLLVPLIEEDWLDHEVTALVLREYLRPMEEAGVDTLVLACTHYPLLKPVLSRLLGPGRILVDSAFACAQSVRRYLHGHGMLAATEGVGGTEVYLTDLPAHFGRMAERFLKHPVRRIEKVALDSV, from the coding sequence ATGAACGATTCCCGTCCCATCGGTATTTTTGATTCCGGTGTCGGTGGATTGACCGTGGTCCGGGCCATTGAAGAAATCCTGCCTTCGGAACGGTTGGTTTACGTCGGCGACACCGCCCGGGTTCCCTATGGCAACAAGTCCGAGGCCACCATCACCCGCTACAGCCGGGAAATTGCCCGTTTTCTCGTGGCCGGCGATGTGAAGATGATTGTGGTCGCCTGCAACACAGCCTCGGCCTTTGCCCTGGAGACCCTGCGCCGGGAATGCACGGTGCCGGTCTTGGGCGTGATCGAGCCTGGGGTGGAAGCAGCGGTGGCGGCCAGCCCGCAGGGTCGCATCGGGATCATCGGTACGGCCGGAACCATTGGCAGCGGGGTGTACCAGAATTTGATCCTCCAACGCCTGCCCGCTGCCCAGTTGACCTCGTTGCCCACTCCCCTGTTGGTGCCGTTGATCGAGGAAGATTGGCTGGACCACGAGGTGACGGCATTGGTGCTGCGCGAATACTTGCGTCCGATGGAGGAGGCCGGGGTGGACACCCTGGTCCTGGCCTGCACCCATTACCCGCTGCTCAAACCCGTGCTTTCCCGCCTGCTCGGCCCGGGGCGGATTTTGGTCGATTCGGCCTTCGCCTGTGCGCAGTCGGTGCGGCGCTATCTCCATGGCCACGGGATGCTGGCGGCGACGGAGGGGGTCGGGGGAACCGAGGTTTACCTGACCGACCTGCCCGCCCATTTCGGACGCATGGCGGAGCGTTTCCTCAA
- a CDS encoding N-acetylmuramoyl-L-alanine amidase, whose product MKGFRLRWTLVLLLALGTMVHAADPVWEEVRLRGRSYVTLESFAKFYGLTVPEIPNDDYFELKGKGLSVVFRPNSNECVLNGSKVWMSFPLGLDEQGRTLVSKADVIMLFEPLIHKEKAVPPRPFRGVILDPGHGGADNGARTRDGYQEKTAALDTARRLERMLKEAGIPSVMTRTTDVFITLEDRAAFTLRYPGYIFVSLHYNSGPRVSHGVETFALSPQGTPSTSSQGILRTSDLDSNPGNRMNYHNILLADFVHRKIALLHSRAGDRGVKRARFVVLRESHAPAVLVEGGFMSNTVDAGLISDGAYREKIAAAVYEGLKAYVRVVDPGHVWVRPPPTAPVPAPAPVPTPTPAPAPAPPPVAVPVPVPETSTTAPTPPQIPTPSTPPAAVEAPPAVPVPEESAAPAPQPVEPAQPVEPSPAVPAPPPPPPEPAPVPPAPESPQPEQEAKP is encoded by the coding sequence ATGAAAGGCTTCCGACTACGGTGGACCTTAGTCCTTCTGTTGGCCTTGGGAACGATGGTCCATGCGGCCGACCCGGTGTGGGAAGAAGTGAGGCTGCGGGGAAGGTCCTATGTGACGTTGGAATCGTTCGCGAAGTTCTACGGTCTCACGGTCCCGGAGATTCCCAACGACGACTATTTTGAATTGAAAGGCAAGGGTTTGAGCGTGGTCTTCCGCCCGAATTCCAATGAATGCGTGCTCAATGGCAGTAAGGTGTGGATGAGCTTCCCGCTGGGTTTGGATGAGCAGGGGCGCACGCTCGTCTCCAAAGCCGACGTCATCATGCTTTTCGAACCGCTCATCCACAAAGAAAAGGCGGTCCCCCCGCGCCCCTTCCGCGGGGTGATCCTGGACCCCGGGCATGGGGGGGCGGACAATGGGGCCCGGACGCGGGATGGCTACCAGGAAAAAACCGCCGCCCTTGATACGGCCCGCCGCTTGGAACGGATGCTCAAGGAAGCGGGCATTCCCTCGGTCATGACCCGGACGACCGATGTCTTCATCACGTTGGAGGACCGGGCGGCGTTCACCCTGCGCTATCCGGGTTATATCTTTGTCAGTCTGCACTACAATTCCGGTCCCCGGGTGTCGCATGGGGTCGAAACCTTCGCCCTCTCGCCCCAGGGAACCCCTTCCACTTCCTCGCAGGGGATTTTGCGGACCTCGGATCTCGACAGCAACCCGGGCAATCGGATGAATTATCACAACATTCTGCTGGCGGATTTTGTCCACCGGAAAATCGCCCTTTTGCATAGCCGGGCCGGCGACCGCGGGGTGAAACGCGCGCGATTCGTGGTACTGCGTGAAAGCCACGCCCCTGCCGTTCTGGTCGAGGGGGGATTCATGAGCAACACCGTCGATGCTGGACTCATCTCCGACGGAGCTTACCGCGAAAAAATAGCGGCGGCCGTTTATGAGGGATTGAAGGCCTATGTCCGCGTGGTGGATCCCGGGCATGTCTGGGTCCGGCCTCCCCCAACGGCCCCCGTTCCCGCTCCCGCTCCAGTTCCTACGCCCACTCCCGCTCCCGCACCCGCTCCGCCACCGGTGGCCGTTCCCGTTCCCGTGCCCGAAACTTCCACGACGGCGCCCACGCCACCTCAGATTCCAACTCCATCCACGCCCCCTGCCGCGGTGGAGGCTCCTCCGGCGGTTCCAGTGCCGGAAGAATCCGCCGCCCCGGCCCCTCAACCCGTCGAACCCGCGCAACCCGTGGAACCCTCGCCTGCCGTTCCCGCGCCACCGCCGCCCCCCCCGGAGCCTGCGCCCGTCCCGCCTGCCCCGGAAAGCCCGCAACCCGAACAGGAAGCGAAACCATGA